A region of Vespula vulgaris chromosome 1, iyVesVulg1.1, whole genome shotgun sequence DNA encodes the following proteins:
- the LOC127062370 gene encoding high affinity choline transporter 1-like: MGVYVIGIVGVIVFYVAVLGVGIWAAFVKRKKSQQQHGQNDMILANRRLGPLLGVFTLVATWVGGAYVNGTAEVMYTKGLLWCQPPIGYSLSLLFGAILFVRPMRKAEYVTMLDPFQERYGAGVGGLLFIPALFGDLFWCGTVLKALGSSLVVIADVDPHLSICASALLAAIYTVFGGLYSVACTDALQLVCIVLGLAITAPFSIFHPATSFEKNLSSREWLGEIKNEDLATWIDGMLLLVFGGIPWQGYFQRILSFRSTTVATTLSVASMFFCIMLAVPCALIGVVARATDWTMIEGPNKTLSFDANAALPLVLRYLTPPWVSFIGLGAISAAIMSSADSSILASSTMFSRNIYRLTLRPKASERELNWILRISVLMVSVLSTIFALKVDSIYYLSYLSSDLVYVVLFPQLLAIIYWPSLVDTYGCLAGYFVAVVLRVGGGEEGLGIPALIEYPFYDKVTRTQRFPFRTAAMLSALFVQIIASFFTRNLLGKGYFPRCCDVLSVYSPGKTKDQSGVIQSNSGAALMDSSSVNKSLSGIDACDGVSGCNYEPDRSGALSLNEDPRSEQRCSENNIAVSDFTNNETIRGNTVASVIQRTNQTSQSFHGIPRNSTQPISLTGRHVQTATNQYVPIPINEASATCRGQILGVRNLRDSLGQVLLPVDNNISSSGGNDVGNINAIPSNTTIPASMSIISPYNKICNESTTTNDKLSRDCERTIDRNPVEFNLNVQDSMLTNVCGKKNVKGVKLVGMDGGTLRRPSLQGTFSPTPSVELVHILDRRQSSGSYGPGSLSPVPMGIEACKTHGTAPEGHSGNEHCRIKRGIVRHHSFNDTGDRALTTLARQPTYPSMPLRPEDCRMTLVKKDKRTGTIARHSSVTNEKELSGCTTTGVVICSPSYSMYGSAVKNSNYFVTDDEAVSRF, from the exons ATGGGTGTCTATGTGATTGGGATAGTCGGCGTTATCGTGTTTTACGTGGCTGTACTCGGCGTTGGTATTTGGGCTGCGtttgtaaagagaaagaaaagtcaaCAGCAGCATGGCCAAAACGACATGATATTGGCGAATCGTCGATTAGGACCATTGCTTGGTGTCTTCACGCTCGTAG CCACGTGGGTAGGTGGTGCATACGTGAACGGAACTGCTGAAGTCATGTACACGAAGGGTTTACTTTGGTGTCAGCCACCGATTGGTTACAGTCTGAGTCTTCTCTTTG GCGCTATACTATTTGTGAGACCAATGAGGAAAGCCGAGTACGTGACGATGTTGGATCCTTTTCAAGAACGATATGGTGCTGGAGTTGGTGGACTACTCTTCATTCCGGCACTATTTGGTGATTTGTTCTGGTGCGGAACGGTATTGAAAGCTTTAGGAAGTTCGTTGGTCGTCATTGCTGACGTTGATCCACACTTGAGCATTTGTGCATCGGCATTGTTAGCAGCCAT ataCACCGTTTTCGGCGGACTCTATTCCGTAGCATGTACAGACGCTCTCCAATTGGTCTGCATAGTTCTAGGACTGGCTATCACAGCACCGTTTTCCATATTCCATCCAGCTACATCgtttgaaaagaatttatcgTCCAGGGAGTGGCTCGGCGAAATTAAAAACGAGGATCTAGCGACGTGGATCGATGGCATGCTTTTACTCGTATTCGGTGGAATACCGTGGCAG GGATACTTTCAACGAATATTGAGCTTTCGAAGCACGACCGTTGCAACAACACTATCGGTAGCCTCAATGTTCTTCTGTATAATGCTCGCTGTACCTTGCGCTTTGATCGGTGTTGTGGCACGAGCAACGGACTGGACGATGATCGAGGGTCCGAACAAGACTCTGTCTTTCGATGCTAATGCTGCATTACCTCTTGTGTTGAGGTACTTGACTCCACCATGGGTTTCTTTCATAG GTCTTGGAGCGATCTCGGCCGCAATAATGTCTTCGGCAGACTCCAGCATACTCGCTAGCAGTACTATGTTTTCAAGGAATATTTATAGACTCACACTTAGGCCAAAG GCATCcgaaagagaattaaattGGATATTACGCATTTCGGTGTTAATGGTCTCCGTTCTCTCGACTATTTTCGCCCTGAAAGTGGACAgcatttattatctttc GTATCTCTCATCCGATCTTGTGTACGTCGTACTCTTCCCTCAGTTATTGGCGATCATCTATTGGCCTTCGTTGGTCGATACTTATGGATGCCTCGCGGGATACTTTGTTGCTGTGGTACTACGTGTCGGTG GAGGAGAAGAGGGTTTGGGTATACCGGCACTGATCGAGTACCCATTTTACGACAAAGTGACCAGAACCCAGAGATTTCCCTTCCGGACAGCCGCGATGTTGTCGGCTCTCTTCGTGCAGATCATCGCTAGCTTCTTCACGCGAAATCTTCTTGGAAAGGGATATTTCCCTCGTTGTTGCGACGTCCTTAGCGTTTACTCGCCTGGAAAGACGAAAGACCAATCAGGGGTGATACAGAGTAACTCGGGCGCAGCTCTAATGGATTCCTCTTCAGTAAAC aAATCTTTGTCGGGTATAGATGCATGCGATGGTGTCAGTGGTTGCAATTATGAACCCGACAGGTCTGGAGCTCTCAGTTTAAACGAGGATCCACGTTCTGAGCAACGTTGTTCCGAAAATAATATTGCTGTCAGCGATTTTACAAACAATGAAACGATAAGGGGAAACACCGTTGCATCTGTCATACAAAGAACCAATCAGACTAGTCAAAGTTTTCACGGCATTCCAAGAAATTCAACCCAACCAATCTCATTGACTGGTAGGCACGTACAAACGGCAACTAATCAATATGTCCCAATACCGATCAACGAGGCCAGTGCAACTTGTAGAGGTCAGATTCTTGGAGTGCGCAATCTTCGAGATTCATTAGGTCAAGTGCTTTTACCAGTCGACAACAATATTTCTTCGTCTGGTGGTAATGACGTTGGAAATATCAATGCGATTCCTTCGAATACGACAATACCAGCATCCATGTCAATTATCTCACCTTATAACAAAATCTGCAATGAGAGCACAACGACGAACGATAAATTATCGCGAGATTGTGAGAGAACTATCGATAGAAATCCGgtggaatttaatttaaatgttcAGGACAGCATGCTTACAAATGTTTGTGGTAAGAAAAACGTTAAGGGTGTCAAGTTGGTCGGTATGGATGGTGGAACTTTGAGAAGACCGTCGTTACAA GGTACATTTTCTCCAACACCATCCGTGGAACTAGTCCACATTCTGGATAGACGACAAAGTAGTGGATCTTATGGTCCAGGGTCTTTATCCCCAGTTCCAATGGGCATAGAAGCTTGTAAGACTCACGGTACTGCACCCGAAGGACACAGCGGGAACGAACATTGCAGAATAAAAAGAGGCATCGTCAGGCATCACAG CTTTAACGACACCGGAGACCGAGCTCTTACAACATTGGCCAGACAACCGACTTATCCTTCGATGCCATTACGACCGGAGGACTGTCGTATGACTTTAGTGAAGAAGGACAAAAGAACGGGTACGATTGCTCGTCATTCCTCCGTGACGAATGAAAAGGAACTCAGTGGATGTACGACCACCGGTGTCGTCATCTGCAGCCCAAGTTACAGTATGTACGGTTCAGCCGTTAAGAACTCCAATTACTTTGTGACCGACGACGAAGCGGTCAGCAGATTTTAG
- the LOC127062453 gene encoding high mobility group protein 20A has product MSETVVTNEISESNGGTEQPTYNGETEEHTNKSPGSAEDKAPDSLCDNGIKKNTAIIGTGNSNVNVTNRAKKRKKTPRDATAPKQPLTGYFRFLNDRREKVRNENPTLSFAEITKLLASEWSTLPTDQKQQYLDAAEQDKERYNREFSDYKQTEAYRIFSEKQSSEKHTENKKERNGTDINTEQNDIQQDKDNDFTGFDIPIFTEEFLDHNKACEAELRQLRKATSDYEAQNAVLQRHVDSLYAAVNRLESETNQQRTTNQSLQRHLDSLRAQLAGCFATIPLPGTHEGATLQNIDNYVERLESLLSSNTEQTLRNAVRNAVSRLELIG; this is encoded by the exons ATGAGTGAAACGGTTGtaacaaatgaaatttctgAAAGTAATGGCGGAACAGAACAACCGACTTACAATGGAGAGACTGAAGAACATACca ACAAATCACCAGGGAGTGCAGAAGATAAAGCACCTGATTCATTATGCGATaatggtattaaaaaaaatactgcCATCATAGGTACTGGAAATAGTAATGTTAATGTTACTAATAGAgcaaaaaaacgtaaaaagacTCCAAGAGATGCTACAGCTCCAAAACAACCTCTTACTGGTTACTTTag atttttaaatgaccggagagaaaaagtaagaaatgaaaatccAACTTTATCATTTGCTGAAATCACAAAACTTCTTGCTTCAGAATGGAGTACATTACCTACAGATCAAAAACAG CAATACTTAGATGCAGCTGAACAAGATAAAGAACGTTATAATCGTGAATTTAGTGATTATAAGCAAACAGAGGCATACCGTATTTTTTCTGAGAAACAGTCTTCAGAAAAACATactgaaaacaaaaaagaacggaaTGGAACAGATATAAATACTGAACAAAAT GACATACAACAAGACAAGGACAATGATTTCACTGGTTTTGATATTCCCATTTTTACAGAAGAATTTTTAGATCACAATAAAG CATGCGAAGCTGAATTAAGGCAATTAAGAAAAGCTACATCAGATTACGAAGCACAAAATGCTGTACTACAACGACATGTGGATAGTTTATATGCAGCTGTAAATCGTTTAGAATCTGAAACAAATCAACAACGTACAACAAATCAATCATTACAACGCCATTTAGATTCTTTACGTGCACAATTAGCAGGCTGTTTTGCAACCATTCCTTTACCAG GTACACACGAAGGTGCAACGTtacaaaatattgataattatgtTGAAAGGCTTGAGTCACTATTGAGTAGTAATACAGAACAAACGTTACGTAATGCCGTTCGTAACGCTGTATCTCGACTAGAATTAATTGGATGA
- the LOC127062287 gene encoding uncharacterized protein LOC127062287, translating to MKGNKKNHDKKRNILSIKHITQKNSINEHIMKDKKYLNMAIALSNTTHSIKHEEIQCSNNIKILQKSLCKPVSVVLQCLSQEIKNYLYTIKNQYKSKIRIHPRKHISRKLKEQELQLSNDISDIFDINNKPENTFLNLINNVYVNDEFDNEGKNSDQRINKNEVLKNVQPVVMLSNQVILNQVDENKLKSRKKVQKTLKCVFSPENIIDNNKCKQNNCAYDDIESIHSLPKTNDELPSIKEANKNEKCLDKRKYKRKYMSHEESNDISNSIKNQRKRKKKTELNYKDPEGTIVLNHLKTTNNTVIMSNLHLHAPYPNITDSKVILTKLENIYDDKYIINWKKKCPQQFLLFQNSESIEQHKHFPINILSTKTIDNSHKDFTKDSESNMSTEIELNSCILPSKYEQPKNPKVILVKLEELGISLKEQNVVSKVEHSIAQYIDYSKINFFNHSSNVLAHNSEVCSAISECINEALAKLNPFEKEVMIKYLLSKHAKSNALTIQLEQNSSSSKRILQDVYNLEKFSEIFSCEKSNVWSKSTENMKYPEICTSSIYEVEGTSNLSKLPQIIQDEIISPQRMLLKIHLQRYLERFSRNSSLAEVNSMTVSDEILNRSLKLKEIQILPLLITGQSISPKKSNETLKLISAIDYENITILQNNERTLIDNDKRNALQKNTDQGLSRIEDLLPQFIVDKSSSVNNITNESIIPVLKETATDGIPVNNNSISTESSILYDVKNSIEDTGLSNETSINNDSRKIISVSDITKIDVSDITKIDVSDINVPKSVQVEEIQSNINTSDNSFFYECIACGSFFPEFKILQSHLKKCLKKERNSVNDNDTIFNRSKRANFLETSKCCDTPELNSLIHQQESCALGNSSTVLSTFLMFPSISPISKSKIKKINHDIRQKDKRARRKLLQCNNKNTRCTVCSEVFDSMISLSKHIYGHTEKELQKAYEIAKRKQRWKSANDSDSEKIDMNTIDSSEKTQTSESSSTLLIDSTTVESLQTDLENKKDGNTANKIISMEKMRQNESKEIKSFLDPLAIETNKYVSMKISTACETKSIKLCACHKNEFGNKTSIELVLLCNICNILFQTRECFEAHFENVETYLCNAKRLTSRVPKLYCSVCQVVLYSFIGMRQHMENHLKNFPSIKLFCHVCKVRFIGMGPIFNLHWFNHTRNICYVASPANFPKISIVDPTSEEWSIITSDQFKYLIVTEHVCSICNAQCFSKNQLKYHMLSCTESSVSKLPSIISTNNHENEDIQSELNLRLFCNICNLTFSQKSLYEKHVASHKNNWQSEYIYLSETDVKRTYICNICANIYENLKEFMIHWQDHSMVHESFMCNQCKKSFFNLETYIEHSKQCNISIINVENTSYQEIYHKMDFTCKICNLTFDSDKILCQHTSIHHEKFPNLDTIPSNNACNDLNLQKISLIYPTKLEHDLIAPIIVSTHSTDEITTNSTAPVNKSISEVPENNNSTINQSIDSLKLLTNSGSVESSIVDKNLENLSSVSDTEIDDSNATKINNFVRDNRPSVLMNKSEKEENTTAINNSLDKYDDRKDLNNRNTVIVKSPDLKKNDVLDNPLPSENIDINEKQDDVILIEPNILKETVKPMTSLQSNNSTEKSEEPIQTKKYLRVKNISELMDQNIKYNFYNKNDQDGNTNIPTSSPLAMNLSNQKQTKKLNVKPHKNKKSSNDQQKSVKTTSGAKVYKMIIIDHSPTKKQAAYVPYYESERPKQSFVVPPESVQKTRSIPQSAQGAMPILALQLAQNTTLIATPESAQKEIPTLVPQLAQKVTSTQILALQSAQKVTQMLVPQSAQRETPTSPLQSAQRETLTLAPQLAQKAILIPTQTLAPQSAQKPTPTLALQSAQKVTFTPPPKSAQRETLTPALQLAQTEIRIPTLQSEQRTTSIPLSYSIRTPTPMPILRSALLTVPTLNDSCTAPSQIPDAQYSNIKPFTTNSCPMNPKITAATYAPSIIKEPQNMTQNRSMLIAPSSLVSTNSSTNNYMSNTYIAQRNNTALSKTAPTSMISNLQSMNDISYQNLKAGQPHDTHSTIKLQNAVHNRCSSRSTKVMPIVRSRNSVKSYMNNGTSSLPVSSDQNHYNNSNIKYTSMSGGNLTIMQTQYSKQNNNRINNVGSIQKQSNSPFQMSTFCQPVIANSHSVMSPQQPLVHYQPNTSVANSQFVHSLYMCHFCPKVSYFSTVQELDYHLNVQHNFFCNICNERLYTSNDLDIHKLQHDSSWF from the exons ATGAaag gtaataagaaaaatcacgataagaaaagaaatatactttcTATAAAACATATTACACAGAAAAATAGTATAAATGAACATATaatgaaagacaaaaaatatttgaatatggCTATTGCATTATCTAATACCACGCATTCTATAAAACACGAAGAAATACAATgcagtaataatataaaaatattgcaaaaaagTTTATGTAAACCTGTATCAGTAGTACTTCAATGTTTATCTCAAGAGATTAAAAACTATTTGTATactataaaaaatcaatataaatctaaaataaggATTCATCCAAGAAAACATATATCAAGGAAACTCAAAGAACAAGAGCTACAACTAAGTAATGACATTAgtgatatttttgatataaataataaacctgaaaatacttttttgaatttaataaataatgtttatgtTAATGATGAATTCGATAATGAGGGAAAGAACAGTGACCAAAGAATAAACAAGAATGAAGTGCTAAAAAATGTGCAACCAGTTGTGATGTTATCAAATCAAGTTATATTAAATCAAGTAGAtgagaataaattaaaaagtagaaaaaaagttcAAAAAACACTAAAATGTGTATTTTCTCCAGAAAATatcatagataataataaatgtaaacaaaataattgtgCATATGATGATATAGAATCTATTCATTCTTTGCCAAAGACAAATGATGAACTACCTTCTATAAAagaagcaaataaaaatgaaaaatgtttagataaaagaaaatataaaagaaaatatatgtctCATGAAGAATCTAATGATATAtcaaattctataaaaaatcaaagaaaaagaaagaaaaaaactgaattaaattataaagatcCTGAAGGAACTATAGTCTTAAACCATCTTAAAACAACTAATAATACAGTTATAATGAGTAACTTACATCTTCATGCTCCATATCCAAACATTACTGAttcaaaagtaatattaactaaactagaaaatatatatgatgataaatatatcataaactGGAAAAAGAAGTGTCCACaacaatttcttttgtttcaaaaTTCAGAGTCTATTGAACAACACAAACATTttcctataaatatattatctacaaAGACTATAGATAATTCTCACAAAGATTTTACAAAAGATAGTGAAAGTAATATGAGCAcagaaattgaattaaattcatGTATTTTACCATCAAAGTATGAACAGCCTAAAAATCCAAAAGTGATTTTAGTGAAATTAGAAGAATTGGGAATTTCTCTTAAAGAACAAAATGTAGTTTCAAAAGTAGAACATTCAATAGCACAATATATTGATTactctaaaataaatttctttaatcatTCCAGTAATGTACTTGCTCATAATAGTGAAGTTTGTAGTGCAATTAGTGAATGTATTAATGAAGCTTTAGCAAAATTGAATCcttttgaaaaagaagtaatgatcaaatatcttttatccAAACATGCTAAATCAAATGCATTAACTATACAATTAGAACaaaactcttcttcttcaaaaaGGATTTTACAGgatgtatataatttagaaaaattttcagaGATATTTTCATGTGAAAAGTCTAATGTATGGTCAAAATCAACAGAAAACATGAAATATCCAGAAATATGTACATCATCAATATATGAAGTAGAAGGAACATCTAATTTATCAAAACTACCACAGATTATTCAGGATGAAATTATCTCTCCACAAAggatgttattaaaaatacatttacaaAGATATCTAGAAAGATTTTCCAGAAATTCTTCTCTAGCAGAAGTTAACTCAATGACTGTGTCagatgaaatattaaacagaagtttaaaattaaaggaaattcaaatattaCCACTACTGATTACAGGACAGAGTATTTCTCCAAAAAAATCTAACGAGacgttaaaattaataagtgcaattgattatgaaaatataacaattctacaaaataatgaaagaactCTAATTGATAATGACAAACGAAATGCATTACAAAAGAATACAGATCAAGGATTAAGCCGTATAGAAGATTTGCTACCACAGTTCATTGTTGATAAAAGTTCTAGTGTAAACAACATAACAAATGAATCAATAATCCCCGTGTTAAAAGAGACTGCTACAGATGGCATAcctgtaaataataatagtatttcaACTGAATCATCAATATTATATGACGTAAAAAACAGCATAGAAGATACTGGTTTATCAAATGAAACGTCAATAAATAACGAttctagaaaaataatttcggttagtgatataacaaaaatagatGTTagtgatataacaaaaatagatGTTAGTGATATAAACGTACCAAAAAGTGTGCAAGTAGAAGAAATTCAATCAAACATTAATACATcagataattcttttttttatgaatgtaTTGCTTGTGGATCATTCTTCCCAGAATTTAAAATACTTCAATCACATCTAAAGAAATgcttgaagaaagaaagaaatagtgtAAATGATAACGATACGATATTTAATAGATCTAAACGTGCGAATTTTTTGGAGACTTCAAAATGTTGTGATACACCAGAATTGAATTCATTGATACACCAGCAAGAATCTTGTGCTCTTGGTAATAGTAGTACAGTATTGTCAACATTTTTGATGTTTCCCTCAATTTCTCCCATCtctaaatctaaaataaaaaaaattaatcatgaTATTCGACAAAAGGACAAGCGTGCACGTCGTAAACTATTACaatgcaataataaaaatactcgaTGTACTGTCTGTTCAGAAGTATTTGATTCAATGATAAGTCTCTCAAAACATATTTATGGCCATACTGAAAAAGAGTTGCAAAAAGCATATGAAATTGccaaaagaaaacagagatgGAAAAGTGCAAATGACAGCGATAgtgaaaaaattgatatgaATACAATTGATTCAAGTGAAAAAACACAAACCAGTGAATCTTCAAGCACATTACTCATAGATAGTACAACGGTTGAATCATTGCAGACTGAtctagaaaataagaaagatggaaatacagcaaataaaattatttcaatggaAAAAATGAGACAAaatgaatcgaaagaaataaaaagttttttggATCCATTGGCAATAGAAactaataaatatgtatcaatgaaaatttctacAGCTTGTGaaacaaaatcaattaaattgtGTGCGTgtcataaaaatgaatttggaAACAAAACATCTATTGAATTAGTTTtactttgtaatatttgtaatattttatttcaaacaagGGAGTGTTTTGAAGCCCATTTTGAAAATGTGGAAACATATTTGTGTAATGCTAAACGATTAACTAGCAGAGTACCAAAATTGTATTGCAGTGTTTGTCAAGTAGTATTGTATTCTTTTATTGGTATGCGTCAACATATggaaaatcatttaaaaaattttccaagTATCAAACTATTTTGTCATGTCTGTAAGGTACGTTTTATCGGTATGGGtcctatatttaatttacacTGGTTTAATCAcacaagaaatatttgttatgtAGCTTCACCTGcaaattttccaaaaatatcGATAGTGGATCCGACCAGTGAGGAATGGTCAATTATTACTTCAGATCAATTCAAGTATCTTATAGTGACAGAACACGTTTGCAGTATTTGTAATGCACAGTGCTTTTCAaagaatcaattaaaatatcatatgTTATCTTGTACAGAAAGTTCAGTTTCAAAGTTACCTAGCATAATATCTACAAATAATCACGAAAATGAAGATATTCAATCGGAATTGAACTTGCGTttgttttgtaatatttgcAATCTCACATTTTCACAAAAATCTTTATATGAAAAGCATGTTGCAAGTCACAAAAATAATTGGCAATCAGAATACATTTATTTGTCAGAAACAGATGTAAAAAGAacgtatatttgtaatatttgtgCGAACATTTACGAAAACCTAAAGGAATTCATGATACATTGGCAAGATCATAGTATGGTACATGAAAGTTTTATGTGTAATCAATgcaaaaaaagtttcttcaaTCTGGAAACATATATAGAACATTCAAAGCAGtgtaatatatcgataataaacgtAGAAAACACTTCCTATCAAGAGATTTATCACAAAATGGATTTTACTTGTAAGATTTGTAATTTAACTTTTGACTCAGACAAAATTTTATGTCAACATACTAGTATTCATCATGAAAAGTTTCCAAATTTGGATACAATTCCCTCAAATAATGCATGCAACGATTTAAActtacaaaaaatttctttgatatatcCGACAAAATTAGAGCATGATTTGATAGCACCTATCATTGTTTCTACTCATTCAACTGATGAAATAACGACGAACAGCACAGCTCCTGTAAACAAGAGTATATCTGAAGTACCTGAAAACAACAATTCTACAATCAACCAGTCAATTgattcattgaaattattgaCAAATTCTGGATCAGTAGAATCTAGTattgttgataaaaatttagaaaatcttTCATCAGTCAGCGATACAGAAATCGACGACTCGAACGCAaccaaaattaataattttgtgaGGGACAATAGACCGTCTGTTCTTATGAATAAAtcggaaaaggaggaaaacaCAACTGCTATAAATAATAGTTTGGATAAGTATGATgatagaaaagatttaaacAACAGAAACACAGTGATAGTTAAATCACCTGACTTGAAAAAGAATGATGTTCTTGATAATCCTCTGCCATctgaaaatattgatataaacgaaaaacaaGATGATGTTATACTGATCGAACCTAATATTTTAAAGGAAACCGTAAAACCAATGACGAGTCTCCAATCAAATAATTCTACCGAAAAGAGTGAAGAGCCGATACAGactaagaaatatttacgCGTAAAGAATATTTCAGAATTGATGGACCAAaacataaaatacaatttttacaataaaaatgacCAAGATGGAAATACCAACATTCCAACGTCTTCACCTTTGGCCATGAATTTGTCAAATCAAAAACAAACTAAGAAGTTAAATGTCAAAccacataaaaataaaaaatcatcaaATGACCAACAGAAATCTGTAAAGACTACTTCAGGTGcgaaagtttataaaatgatCATTATAGATCACTCACCTACTAAGAAACAAGCGGCTTATGTTCCTTATTACGAATCAGAGAGGCCGAAACAGAGCTTTGTTGTACCACCAGAATCAGTACAAAAAACAAGGTCAATACCACAATCAGCACAAGGAGCAATGCCAATACTAGCACTACAATTAGCACAAAATACAACTCTAATAGCAACACCAGAATCAGCACAAAAAGAAATACCAACACTAGTACCACAATTAGCACAAAAAGTAACATCAACACAAATACTAGCACTACAATCAGCACAAAAAGTAACACAAATGCTAGTACCACAATCAGCACAAAGAGAAACACCAACATCACCACTACAATCAGCACAAAGAGAAACATTAACACTAGCACCACAATTAGCACAAAAAGCAATATTAATACCAACACAAACACTAGCACCACAATCAGCACAAAAACCAACACCAACATTAGCATTACAATCAGCACAAAAAGTAACATTCACACCACCACCAAAATCAGCACAAAGAGAAACATTAACACCAGCATTACAATTAGCACAAACAGAAATACGAATACCAACACTACAATCAGAACAAAGAACAACATCAATACCGCTATCATACTCAATACGAACACCAACACCAATGCCAATATTACGATCAGCATTATTAACAGTACCAACCCTTAATGATTCTTGCACAGCTCCATCGCAAATTCCTGATGCTCAATATTCAAATATCAAACCATTTACTACAAATTCATGTCCAATGAATCCAAAAATTACCGCTGCTACATATGCTCCATCGATAATTAAAGAACCACAAAATATGACTCAAAATCGAAGCATGTTAATTGCTCCATCGTCATTGGTTTCGACAAATTCTTCGACTAATAATTACATGAGTAATACTTATATAGCTCAGAGAAATAACACTGCGTTAAGTAAGACTGCACCTACATCCATGATATCGAATTTACAATCGATGAATGATATTTCTTACCAAAATTTAAAGGCAGGACAACCGCATGATACTCATAGTACAATAAAGCTGCAGAATGCAGTTCATAATAGGTGTAGTAGTAGATCAACCAAAGTAATGCCTATTGTCAGATCACGGAACAGTGTAAAGTCATATATGAACAATGGAACCTCTAGTCTTCCAGTGTCATCTGATcaaaatcattataataattctaatatcaAGTATACTTCCATGAGTGGAGGAAATTTAACTATAATGCAAACGCAATATTCTaagcaaaataataatcggATAAATAATGTAGGTAGTATACAAAAACAATCGAATAGTCCATTCCAAATGTCCACTTTCTGTCAGCCAGTTATTGCGAATTCCCATTCTGTGATGTCCCCTCAACAACCGCTTGTTCATTATCAGCCTAACACAAGTGTAGCAAATTCTCAATTTGTgcattctttatatatgtgcCATTTTTGTCCAAAGGTTTCATACTTTTCAACGGTACAAGAGTTGGATTATCACTTGAATGTTcaacataattttttctgtaatatttGTAACGAACGTTTGTACACTTCAAACGATCTCGATATTCATAAGTTACAGCATGATTCATCGTGGTTTTAA